A single window of Nitrospiria bacterium DNA harbors:
- a CDS encoding sulfatase: protein MKGPNVLLISIDTLRADHLTCYGYKRPTSPNIDQLGREGVVYEKAYSTAVWTPPAHASLLTGLYPSSHGAVGENRLRRDIPTLAQVLLGCGYKTFGFINNSQVGELVGLEKGHQVYQEIWKGQPSTSLVQRGINFLLRKGAGIMGVSDHGAHRTNQLAFRSFLDSRDNPFYMFLHYIEPHNPLDPPSAFKARYWKDISLQNIDLKKVGLVANNPLIYFVDEMTLNSNEIEALKALYDAEINYLDQKIGELTDFLKREGIYDETMIILTADHGEHFGEHNLYSHVSSLYEPIIHIPLIIKYPGRSDNGKWMSSLVQLVDVFPTVIDVLGLDQQLSEKVQGVSLGGTKEIFHEFIIAEWEGRIPSFIMKRVGNPDSSEVVRRFKDPMVMIRQGDHKFIKSESGKEELYDIGRDKDERFNKIGEEKIIAAELKKKLLKWQAMNQKIEHEKQSSVDELTKKNLESLGYL from the coding sequence GTGAAAGGTCCAAATGTTTTGTTGATATCTATCGATACGTTACGAGCCGACCATCTTACTTGCTACGGTTACAAGCGGCCCACATCCCCTAACATCGATCAGCTAGGGAGGGAAGGGGTCGTTTATGAGAAAGCATATTCGACTGCCGTGTGGACTCCTCCGGCCCATGCCTCTCTGCTAACAGGTTTATACCCCTCGAGTCATGGGGCTGTTGGTGAAAATCGTTTGAGGCGTGACATTCCGACCCTTGCTCAGGTTCTGTTGGGGTGTGGTTATAAGACTTTTGGTTTTATTAATAACTCCCAGGTGGGAGAACTCGTCGGACTCGAAAAGGGGCACCAGGTTTATCAAGAAATTTGGAAGGGGCAACCCTCAACGTCACTGGTTCAAAGGGGAATCAATTTTTTATTGAGAAAGGGTGCCGGTATCATGGGTGTTAGCGACCATGGTGCACATCGAACCAATCAACTGGCTTTTCGATCGTTCCTGGATAGTCGGGATAATCCTTTCTATATGTTTCTCCATTACATAGAACCTCACAACCCCCTTGATCCCCCATCTGCCTTTAAAGCGCGATATTGGAAAGACATTTCTCTCCAAAATATCGATCTGAAGAAGGTGGGCCTGGTTGCTAATAATCCCCTTATTTATTTTGTAGATGAAATGACACTGAATTCCAATGAAATTGAAGCATTGAAAGCGCTATATGATGCAGAGATAAACTATTTGGACCAAAAAATAGGCGAACTCACAGATTTCTTGAAGCGGGAAGGAATCTATGATGAGACCATGATTATCCTAACCGCGGATCATGGCGAACACTTCGGGGAACACAATCTTTATTCCCATGTTTCTAGCCTATACGAGCCAATAATCCATATCCCTTTAATAATTAAATATCCTGGACGCTCAGATAATGGAAAGTGGATGTCAAGCCTTGTGCAGTTAGTGGATGTTTTCCCTACGGTAATTGACGTATTGGGTTTAGATCAACAGTTATCAGAGAAAGTCCAAGGGGTGAGCTTGGGAGGAACCAAGGAAATTTTTCATGAGTTTATTATTGCGGAATGGGAAGGGAGAATTCCAAGCTTCATCATGAAGCGGGTTGGAAATCCGGACTCAAGTGAGGTGGTTCGGCGATTTAAAGACCCTATGGTAATGATTAGGCAAGGCGATCATAAATTTATTAAAAGTGAGAGTGGAAAAGAAGAGCTGTACGATATTGGGCGCGACAAAGATGAACGTTTCAATAAGATTGGTGAGGAAAAGATTATTGCGGCAGAGCTAAAGAAAAAACTTTTAAAATGGCAAGCGATGAATCAAAAAATAGAACACGAAAAACAATCTTCAGTGGATGAATTAACTAAGAAAAATCTAGAAAGTTTGGGGTATCTGTAG
- a CDS encoding sulfatase: MPKYNIVLVIVDSWNRNFVGCFNEGARIENLTPNLDAFSKECVTFTSAYSAGVRTAVSALAILSGCCPCRYGDWYKSVSPKRTMLSQILQKNGYSTYGFTANPCTSSWRKFEKGFNVFRDDGILFKNMHGPLLEALLLLKTLLRDPYSSGEELNFQIRQNFKKDKLPYFVSLHYMDIHGPYISRSGWQFKNRMEAGSVWKKATISPEKINPSEKEKMLAVYKEKMKYLDSQIGELLNENDDSRSMIIITGDHGDLFGTRGYYGHPDIFCNEMINVPLFIKFPQDLEIKSQICSYPVSLMDLVPTVLDVLDIQVNYDFDGNSLMPLMYNRESDYKTKFIISEQSRNYACAINGEWKMIANYGESIFELYNWKEDYGEKINLINEKVEIRDRLEAFIRNHIEKNRPVTYQK, from the coding sequence GTGCCGAAGTATAATATCGTATTGGTTATTGTTGACTCTTGGAATCGAAATTTTGTTGGATGTTTCAATGAGGGGGCCCGAATTGAAAATTTGACCCCCAACCTGGATGCTTTTTCAAAAGAGTGCGTTACTTTTACCTCAGCCTATTCGGCTGGTGTTCGAACAGCGGTGTCAGCTCTTGCAATCCTTTCGGGATGTTGCCCGTGTCGATATGGAGATTGGTATAAATCTGTTTCTCCAAAAAGGACGATGTTGTCGCAAATACTTCAAAAAAATGGATATTCCACGTATGGTTTTACTGCCAATCCATGCACGTCGAGTTGGAGGAAATTTGAAAAAGGGTTTAATGTATTTAGGGATGATGGCATCTTATTCAAGAATATGCATGGGCCTTTGCTAGAGGCCCTCCTTTTACTGAAAACCCTCCTGAGGGATCCTTATAGTTCAGGAGAAGAGTTAAATTTCCAGATCCGGCAAAACTTTAAAAAAGACAAATTACCGTATTTTGTTAGCTTGCATTATATGGATATACACGGTCCATATATTTCCAGATCGGGATGGCAATTCAAAAATAGAATGGAGGCAGGAAGTGTGTGGAAAAAGGCTACTATTTCCCCTGAGAAAATAAATCCAAGTGAAAAGGAGAAAATGCTTGCGGTTTACAAAGAGAAAATGAAGTACCTGGATTCTCAAATTGGGGAGTTGCTGAACGAAAACGATGATAGTCGATCGATGATTATTATTACAGGAGATCATGGCGATCTATTTGGTACCAGGGGATACTATGGTCATCCGGATATATTTTGTAACGAAATGATTAATGTTCCCCTGTTTATTAAGTTTCCTCAGGATTTAGAAATTAAAAGCCAAATTTGTTCTTATCCTGTCAGCCTTATGGATTTGGTTCCTACGGTATTGGATGTTTTGGATATACAGGTAAACTATGATTTTGATGGGAACAGCCTAATGCCGCTTATGTACAATAGAGAAAGTGATTATAAAACGAAATTTATTATAAGCGAGCAAAGCCGAAATTATGCCTGCGCAATTAATGGGGAATGGAAAATGATAGCCAATTATGGGGAGTCAATTTTTGAGCTGTATAATTGGAAAGAGGATTACGGTGAGAAGATTAACTTAATAAATGAGAAAGTCGAAATAAGGGATAGACTGGAGGCATTTATTAGGAATCATATTGAAAAAAACAGGCCAGTTACCTACCAAAAATAA
- a CDS encoding glycosyltransferase has protein sequence MVSKKSGKINILFLVDTYKNGGGTETHIANLVKHLNRNRFNSIICSFDMEECPFVERIRSVGVPVEYIRVGRIYGPHAIYQALKLLRLIKHYHIDIVQSYHFKSDTYGVFISKIGGVKRIVSSRRDMGDLKKAHQVLLCKFMNRFVDHFNMVCDSVGKAMHKTEGIPMRKMTTIYNGVDLDQFPVVKMNDILNLRNNLGISPKAFVIGIISYFRFEKAYDVFFAAIDKIRNQIPEWAVLILGNGPLEANFKALCKTKGLEGRVKFMGSVLNVERYIALMDLVCLVPRSNEGFSNAILEGMVMGKPIIATDVGGNAEAVVMGDTGILIPPNDPVQLANAILQLYQNPSLRMAMGEKGKKRVQDNFSLEQMVKKMEDFYIQILEGKLR, from the coding sequence ATGGTTTCAAAGAAGAGTGGAAAAATTAATATTCTCTTTCTCGTAGATACATACAAGAACGGTGGTGGAACGGAAACGCATATTGCTAATCTGGTCAAACATCTCAATCGGAATCGGTTCAATAGCATTATCTGCTCTTTTGATATGGAGGAATGTCCCTTTGTGGAAAGGATTAGGAGCGTAGGTGTTCCGGTTGAATACATCCGGGTTGGCAGAATTTATGGACCTCATGCGATTTATCAGGCATTAAAACTTCTTCGTCTTATTAAACACTACCATATTGATATTGTTCAGAGTTATCATTTTAAATCTGATACCTACGGAGTCTTCATATCAAAGATTGGGGGAGTAAAGAGAATCGTTTCAAGCCGTAGAGATATGGGAGATCTCAAGAAAGCTCACCAGGTTCTTTTATGCAAATTTATGAACCGATTTGTTGATCATTTCAACATGGTATGTGATTCAGTTGGAAAAGCAATGCACAAAACCGAGGGTATTCCAATGAGAAAAATGACAACGATATATAATGGTGTTGATTTAGACCAATTCCCAGTGGTGAAGATGAATGACATCCTCAATTTGCGAAACAACCTTGGGATATCTCCAAAAGCATTTGTGATCGGAATCATTTCCTATTTCCGATTTGAAAAGGCTTACGATGTTTTTTTTGCTGCTATTGATAAAATTCGGAATCAGATTCCAGAATGGGCCGTCTTGATCCTTGGAAATGGCCCGCTTGAGGCAAATTTTAAAGCGTTATGCAAGACTAAAGGCTTGGAAGGTCGAGTAAAATTTATGGGATCGGTTCTAAATGTTGAACGATACATTGCATTAATGGATCTTGTCTGTCTTGTGCCTAGAAGTAACGAAGGATTTTCAAATGCTATTTTGGAGGGAATGGTTATGGGAAAGCCAATAATTGCCACTGATGTGGGTGGGAACGCGGAAGCGGTTGTGATGGGGGATACAGGAATCTTAATTCCACCCAATGACCCGGTCCAGTTGGCCAATGCCATATTACAGCTCTATCAGAATCCTAGCCTTCGAATGGCAATGGGAGAAAAAGGTAAAAAAAGGGTCCAGGATAATTTTTCATTGGAACAAATGGTAAAAAAGATGGAGGATTTCTACATACAAATTTTGGAGGGAAAATTACGGTGA
- a CDS encoding class I SAM-dependent methyltransferase, whose translation MNKPKAIGSPSKVFEIALEVLGESGAKKLLDCPTGEGPFAQLLVEQGFNVSCCDIFPSQFKLSEISCEFADLNDRLPYGDNTFDAVACLNGLQRVWARGRAVRELARVVKPGGNLIISFPNNADIRRRLLYMMTGSVTWNVIGPPHVCVPDAEDPAASFRYPMTLANVLSAIKSVGLQCESVRSTHFSLGALLLSPLVIGPKIFSFFSPKHYKKFYMMKETSTLDALLGAWLVVIAKKPINKPINS comes from the coding sequence ATGAATAAACCTAAAGCAATAGGATCTCCTTCTAAGGTGTTTGAAATCGCTTTGGAAGTGCTTGGTGAATCAGGGGCGAAAAAGTTACTTGATTGCCCAACGGGAGAAGGTCCTTTTGCCCAGTTACTTGTTGAGCAAGGTTTCAACGTGTCTTGCTGTGATATCTTTCCGAGCCAATTTAAATTATCTGAGATCTCTTGTGAATTTGCCGATCTGAACGATCGGCTTCCTTATGGCGATAATACTTTTGATGCAGTGGCATGCCTCAATGGACTTCAACGTGTATGGGCAAGGGGACGTGCAGTACGGGAACTGGCCCGTGTTGTAAAACCAGGGGGAAATCTAATCATTTCATTTCCAAATAATGCCGATATCCGGCGGCGCCTATTGTATATGATGACAGGATCTGTCACCTGGAATGTTATTGGCCCCCCCCATGTTTGCGTACCCGATGCAGAAGATCCTGCGGCTTCCTTTCGTTATCCGATGACGCTTGCTAATGTACTGAGTGCCATAAAAAGCGTTGGGCTTCAATGTGAAAGCGTTCGGTCAACACATTTCTCGTTAGGAGCACTCTTACTTTCACCTCTGGTTATTGGACCAAAAATATTTTCTTTTTTTTCTCCAAAGCATTATAAGAAATTTTATATGATGAAGGAGACATCTACATTAGATGCACTGTTAGGAGCTTGGTTGGTGGTCATTGCAAAGAAGCCAATAAATAAACCGATTAATTCTTAA
- a CDS encoding ATP-grasp domain-containing protein gives MPKTFLEKKVLVLDGEWPSALAIVRSLGKRGIPVSVGSSRPKSLAAKSKYCSDHFIYPDPLFDVSGFTKTLLDHVHKDAYELIIPVTDLTICPIMKIRNQVEAIVPVAMAPNDKLAIVLSKSRTGELAKAIGIPVPYTWTLKNVQDLRKIEEELSFPVVIKPDSSKSWISEDFGKDLSVSYAFDFGELEKKATSLLEWNPVVIQQYVTGEGVGMAVLAEEGKIKTAFQYRRLHEVPLSGGPSSYRISEPIVPEVEEYVSRLMRSLSWSGIAMIEFKRDCKTRALYLLEINGRFWGSLPLAVAAGADFPYYLYEFMVSQRRNFPRTYKTEKRCRNIEKELEWLKTVLFRKKTENPIIKYPTYSRILIDTFRFLNPTECSDTFSFTDPMPGFQDIYNIWGSLVAFAKKRIIYMRELRRMKKIKKDPKTLFEKVDQIKKILFVCTGNVIRSPFAARYLEQALDRNRESIFIDSAGLDTVSGRNAHPNMIKKAKEIGLNVKSHRAVLISDAMVRKADIILVMEIKHLVMMNQRYPDSMEKTFLLGCFSEDNLMEVPDPDLEKDVIFETCFTQIMNSVKVLALRLNGNLGTI, from the coding sequence ATGCCGAAAACATTTTTAGAGAAAAAAGTTTTGGTTCTCGATGGAGAATGGCCATCCGCACTTGCCATTGTCCGTTCACTAGGCAAAAGAGGGATACCGGTGTCTGTTGGATCAAGTAGACCTAAATCGCTGGCAGCGAAATCCAAATACTGCTCCGATCATTTTATTTATCCAGATCCTTTGTTTGACGTATCCGGTTTTACAAAAACACTATTGGATCATGTTCATAAAGATGCTTATGAACTCATTATCCCTGTGACGGATCTTACGATATGCCCTATCATGAAGATACGGAATCAAGTGGAAGCCATTGTTCCCGTTGCGATGGCACCTAATGATAAACTGGCCATCGTTCTTTCCAAAAGTCGAACGGGAGAGCTCGCTAAAGCAATCGGGATTCCAGTTCCGTACACATGGACGCTGAAAAATGTTCAGGATTTGAGAAAAATTGAAGAGGAATTATCTTTTCCTGTTGTCATTAAACCGGACAGCTCAAAGTCCTGGATATCCGAAGATTTTGGCAAAGATCTTTCAGTTAGCTACGCCTTTGATTTCGGAGAATTAGAAAAAAAAGCCACTTCTTTGCTCGAATGGAATCCTGTGGTTATTCAGCAATACGTAACCGGAGAAGGTGTTGGGATGGCTGTTCTCGCAGAAGAAGGAAAGATAAAAACAGCCTTTCAATACCGAAGGCTCCATGAAGTACCTTTGAGCGGGGGGCCAAGTTCTTACCGCATCAGTGAACCCATTGTCCCTGAGGTAGAAGAATACGTTTCCAGGCTGATGAGAAGCCTTTCCTGGAGTGGAATTGCCATGATTGAATTCAAAAGGGATTGCAAGACCCGAGCCCTGTATTTGTTAGAAATTAACGGAAGGTTTTGGGGTTCACTACCGCTTGCCGTGGCAGCCGGAGCAGACTTTCCCTATTATTTATATGAATTTATGGTTAGTCAACGGAGGAATTTTCCCAGGACCTATAAAACAGAAAAACGTTGTCGAAACATCGAAAAAGAGTTGGAATGGTTAAAAACCGTCTTGTTTAGAAAAAAAACAGAGAATCCAATTATAAAATACCCAACCTATAGCCGTATTTTAATAGATACCTTTAGGTTTCTGAATCCAACGGAGTGCTCTGATACGTTCAGTTTTACCGATCCTATGCCCGGTTTTCAGGATATTTATAATATTTGGGGGAGCCTGGTTGCTTTTGCAAAAAAGAGGATCATTTATATGAGAGAGCTTCGACGCATGAAAAAGATAAAAAAGGACCCCAAGACCCTCTTTGAAAAAGTAGATCAAATTAAAAAAATCCTTTTTGTCTGTACAGGTAATGTGATCCGAAGTCCGTTTGCTGCAAGGTATCTTGAACAAGCCCTAGACAGAAACAGAGAGTCAATTTTCATTGATTCTGCCGGACTCGATACTGTTTCTGGCCGAAATGCACATCCAAATATGATTAAGAAAGCAAAAGAGATTGGTTTGAATGTGAAATCTCATCGTGCTGTTTTGATCAGTGATGCAATGGTCCGAAAAGCCGATATCATTCTGGTGATGGAAATTAAGCACCTGGTTATGATGAATCAGCGTTATCCAGATTCGATGGAAAAAACGTTTCTTCTAGGGTGTTTCTCGGAAGATAACTTAATGGAAGTTCCTGATCCTGATTTGGAAAAAGATGTTATCTTTGAGACCTGCTTTACCCAGATCATGAATTCTGTGAAAGTTTTGGCTTTACGCCTCAACGGGAATTTGGGAACGATTTAG
- a CDS encoding oligosaccharide flippase family protein: MATGKGSMGSRVIKNIFSTWGMYSTITAIRFFLTPFFIHKLGDSQYGIWVLILSLIGYMELLNLGLNTANVRYLSKYFELSDHKSANEIFNSGLFIFLILCVGTSLLILSIAPFLGSLFSFMDNRIYMVIFVIAGLNLALEFVFYAFSAILSAEQKFFEVNIITTIIFIARSIAAVILLLNGYQLMAIVLNQTFFNVVRGLTLSVYSLRSAPNLRIHLGSVRKNALVKIMNFSFYIFIINICKKINLSIWSIVIAIFMSPNAITFFAISNNLIIYLQNFILAISKVLIPRFSQLDAKDNEQKIQEYYLSFTRISLIIAIPVIFIFMFYGDSFIALWIGDEYAPVSGTILMILSIGALSQLSQSTTHSLLKATGKHKVLSFFTVLESASIFILSFFLIQTHGLVGLAYAYTIPLCIVNLTLIPIFTCRVYRIDLWEYYTKYLLKNVFSLIPVLLIYYLLKKDIVDSIPMFGFLAVMIIGVFFVSSYLFTLDLRERQRLNYLVKADRMGLG, from the coding sequence ATGGCGACTGGAAAGGGATCAATGGGAAGTCGAGTAATTAAAAATATATTTTCAACCTGGGGAATGTATTCGACAATAACGGCTATCCGGTTCTTCCTTACCCCCTTTTTCATCCACAAACTGGGGGATTCTCAATATGGAATATGGGTACTTATTTTATCCCTAATCGGTTATATGGAGTTGCTAAATCTTGGGTTAAACACCGCCAACGTGAGGTATTTATCGAAATATTTCGAGTTAAGTGACCACAAATCTGCCAATGAAATATTTAATTCTGGACTGTTTATTTTTTTAATCTTGTGTGTAGGCACCTCTTTATTGATTCTTTCCATCGCACCTTTTTTAGGGAGCTTGTTTAGCTTCATGGATAACCGCATTTACATGGTAATTTTTGTTATTGCCGGTCTAAATCTAGCCCTAGAATTTGTTTTTTATGCCTTTTCCGCTATTTTAAGTGCAGAACAAAAATTTTTTGAAGTCAATATCATAACAACTATTATATTTATTGCTCGCTCAATTGCAGCGGTAATTCTTTTATTAAACGGATACCAGCTAATGGCTATTGTATTGAATCAAACATTTTTCAATGTGGTAAGAGGGCTGACCCTATCAGTCTACTCCTTAAGATCAGCTCCCAATTTGAGAATCCATTTAGGTTCTGTTAGGAAAAATGCACTGGTTAAAATTATGAATTTTTCCTTTTATATTTTTATAATTAATATTTGCAAGAAAATAAATCTTTCTATTTGGTCGATTGTGATTGCAATCTTTATGTCTCCTAACGCAATTACTTTTTTTGCCATTTCGAATAATCTTATTATCTATTTACAAAATTTCATACTGGCCATATCTAAGGTTTTAATTCCCCGGTTTAGCCAGTTGGATGCTAAAGACAATGAACAGAAGATTCAGGAATATTATTTGAGTTTTACCCGAATATCCTTAATTATCGCAATTCCAGTTATCTTCATTTTTATGTTTTATGGGGATTCTTTCATAGCATTGTGGATCGGTGATGAATACGCTCCGGTAAGCGGGACGATTCTGATGATTTTGTCCATAGGGGCCCTTTCCCAGCTTTCTCAATCCACAACCCACAGCCTTCTTAAGGCTACGGGAAAGCACAAAGTGTTGTCCTTTTTTACAGTTTTAGAGTCTGCATCTATATTCATTCTCAGTTTTTTTTTAATACAAACCCATGGTCTCGTCGGATTGGCATATGCCTACACAATTCCACTATGCATCGTAAATCTAACCTTGATTCCAATATTTACCTGCAGGGTATATAGAATAGACCTCTGGGAGTATTATACGAAATACCTTTTAAAGAATGTTTTTAGCCTTATTCCAGTCCTGTTGATATACTACCTCCTGAAAAAGGATATTGTAGATTCCATTCCCATGTTTGGTTTCCTCGCAGTGATGATTATAGGGGTTTTTTTTGTTTCCTCCTATTTGTTTACCCTGGATTTAAGAGAAAGACAGAGATTGAACTATCTTGTGAAGGCTGACAGAATGGGTTTGGGATGA
- a CDS encoding glycosyltransferase family 39 protein, protein MGDYVTYTDEILSSVVADSISRTGLPYLPSNSLYTRAPFHHYLLSIPIGIFGIDYFSMRLNSILFGLLTIFIIYLLGKEISNPQIAILAALILSVSSLFSQFSLSGRMYITYAAFYTLSMYFFYMGFIKGRVVSKWLAIFFMAATMLSSEAGVLVGPIFAFTFLVYRIPGWWKETPLYVGLVIWGLFFWFVKIYEIPGTYESFTAHSGVGQPILIHAGMPIKEIIGNLIYPWRALDKLLPFSMPFFLIMAVWIIGKGDLRLHYPLVVLLPALIIGSFLTYRVQHRIIVGWVPLYILACSQMIGTLTLWCKKELEGQRLVKSYGVLHKDLASVFINRRYLLLTTLSIFVVMAMGIVVLNKINTSGAFLGYVGQAFGYHDLRVNQNLAPSYHYLSSHVEPNDPIILTTLEYGLFFLGPDYQFFYLRQKKIGGEGEEGFTSFEKPYEPYYGKPLIDTIGKLQQLIDDAESPVWVILDYKSDSYVGPEIISFIEQEFDLVFNDNRENRSKVYKRNTL, encoded by the coding sequence GTGGGGGATTACGTTACGTATACCGATGAGATATTAAGTTCCGTGGTGGCTGATTCGATTTCCAGGACAGGGTTACCGTATCTTCCCTCCAATTCTCTTTATACGCGTGCTCCCTTTCACCACTACCTTCTATCGATACCGATCGGCATTTTCGGTATTGACTATTTTTCGATGAGATTGAATTCAATTCTGTTTGGTCTATTGACTATTTTTATCATTTACCTTCTTGGAAAAGAAATTTCCAACCCTCAGATTGCAATTTTGGCTGCTTTGATCCTGTCTGTTTCTTCTCTGTTTAGTCAATTTTCGTTGTCGGGGCGAATGTATATTACCTATGCAGCTTTCTATACATTAAGCATGTACTTTTTTTATATGGGTTTTATCAAGGGTAGGGTGGTATCAAAGTGGTTGGCGATCTTTTTTATGGCTGCAACTATGCTGAGTTCGGAGGCAGGAGTCTTGGTTGGCCCGATCTTCGCCTTTACTTTTCTCGTTTATCGAATTCCGGGTTGGTGGAAGGAGACCCCGTTATACGTTGGACTTGTCATTTGGGGTCTGTTTTTTTGGTTTGTCAAGATCTATGAGATTCCTGGGACTTACGAATCCTTTACTGCCCATTCAGGTGTTGGGCAACCTATTCTGATTCACGCAGGCATGCCTATAAAGGAGATCATCGGAAACCTGATTTATCCTTGGCGGGCATTGGACAAGCTATTACCCTTTTCTATGCCATTCTTCTTAATAATGGCTGTTTGGATAATCGGTAAGGGAGATCTTCGCCTTCATTATCCCCTGGTGGTCCTTTTGCCGGCATTGATCATTGGATCTTTCCTAACCTATCGCGTTCAACACAGGATCATTGTTGGATGGGTTCCCCTTTATATCTTGGCGTGCTCTCAGATGATTGGGACACTTACCTTATGGTGCAAGAAAGAACTCGAAGGTCAGCGGTTGGTTAAAAGCTACGGGGTCTTACACAAAGATTTGGCTAGCGTTTTCATTAACAGACGATATCTGCTGCTAACAACCCTGAGCATCTTTGTGGTCATGGCAATGGGAATTGTGGTCTTAAATAAGATTAACACCTCGGGAGCGTTTTTGGGATATGTAGGGCAGGCCTTCGGTTACCACGATTTGCGGGTTAACCAGAACCTGGCTCCTTCATACCACTATCTGAGTTCACACGTGGAACCGAATGATCCAATAATTTTAACAACCCTCGAGTATGGTCTATTCTTTTTAGGTCCTGACTATCAATTTTTTTATCTTCGCCAGAAAAAGATCGGTGGTGAGGGGGAAGAAGGATTTACCTCCTTTGAAAAACCCTATGAACCTTACTATGGGAAACCCCTCATCGACACAATTGGCAAGCTTCAGCAACTTATTGATGACGCAGAAAGTCCAGTTTGGGTCATTTTAGATTATAAATCAGATTCTTATGTAGGTCCTGAAATAATTTCCTTTATCGAACAAGAGTTTGATCTCGTATTTAATGACAATCGAGAAAATAGAAGCAAGGTTTATAAACGGAATACCCTTTAG
- a CDS encoding O-antigen ligase family protein, whose translation MIKFGLSSYLPLVIYISSVVTYFIMLFYKREIGLYFIVALIPMQVLIEKIQVFPLGKDIVDIYLVTLLLLCLLRPEKQEERDLNFLIPMKPILFYMFLTYVFLWIGSFINGLDLPISGEDVRFINWKNHMILPVLFIVTFKIIYNKRQMINLISVIIISMFLVSFHFYRNFGHTGGHFREERRWSGVFTYLGPNEIGAFWAEYSFIILGLLLISKVGPWKWPLIGVLGLNIYCMVYSFSRGAYLAFGIAFLFISVATRNIKAIVFVSLMAIILTYLIPQSAIERVNMTQDEEVGLESSAAGRLGRWKHGVDLFIKNPLGYGYETVAVLGFRGNRGYLSSKGDPHNRYVEFLVEMGIIGIALFLYLFYLAFKGGWKLYLMAEDNFLKGLGLGFSATVVACFIVNIFGDRWTYAMLGAFYWVVWALVVRGNIIANKKQSMVELNSTATV comes from the coding sequence ATGATCAAGTTTGGGCTATCAAGTTATTTACCTCTTGTTATTTATATATCTTCCGTTGTGACTTATTTCATCATGTTATTTTACAAGCGGGAAATTGGGCTATATTTTATCGTTGCTCTTATTCCGATGCAGGTTCTCATTGAGAAAATACAAGTTTTTCCATTGGGGAAGGATATTGTTGACATCTATCTTGTTACCTTGCTTCTGCTTTGTCTATTGAGGCCTGAGAAACAAGAAGAGAGGGATTTGAATTTCTTAATCCCTATGAAACCGATTTTATTTTATATGTTTTTGACCTATGTTTTTCTGTGGATCGGTTCCTTCATCAATGGCCTAGATCTTCCCATTTCAGGTGAGGATGTGAGATTTATTAATTGGAAGAATCATATGATCCTTCCTGTCCTTTTTATCGTTACCTTCAAGATAATTTATAACAAACGGCAGATGATTAATCTCATCTCTGTAATCATTATCTCCATGTTTCTTGTTAGCTTTCATTTTTACCGGAATTTTGGACATACCGGTGGCCATTTCAGGGAGGAGAGAAGATGGAGCGGAGTCTTTACCTATCTCGGTCCAAATGAAATCGGGGCATTCTGGGCCGAGTATTCTTTTATAATCCTAGGACTCTTATTAATCTCCAAGGTTGGACCTTGGAAGTGGCCCTTGATTGGAGTGTTAGGATTGAACATCTATTGCATGGTTTATTCCTTTTCAAGAGGGGCCTATCTAGCGTTTGGTATTGCCTTTCTCTTTATCTCTGTTGCCACCCGAAACATAAAGGCCATCGTTTTTGTTTCCCTCATGGCTATTATCTTGACTTATTTAATTCCCCAATCCGCTATAGAGAGAGTCAATATGACACAAGATGAGGAGGTTGGACTCGAATCATCCGCGGCTGGTAGATTGGGAAGATGGAAGCATGGAGTTGATCTCTTTATTAAAAATCCCCTTGGATATGGATATGAAACGGTGGCCGTTTTGGGATTTAGGGGAAACCGGGGGTACCTATCCAGTAAAGGAGACCCCCATAACCGATACGTTGAGTTTTTGGTGGAAATGGGAATTATTGGAATTGCCCTTTTCCTTTATCTTTTCTATCTGGCCTTTAAAGGAGGATGGAAACTCTATTTAATGGCGGAGGATAATTTCCTAAAAGGATTGGGGTTGGGTTTTTCTGCTACAGTGGTTGCCTGTTTCATTGTCAATATTTTTGGGGACCGGTGGACCTATGCAATGTTGGGTGCTTTTTATTGGGTCGTGTGGGCCCTTGTGGTACGGGGAAACATCATAGCAAATAAAAAACAATCAATGGTGGAATTGAACAGCACAGCCACCGTATAA